The following proteins are encoded in a genomic region of Nicotiana sylvestris chromosome 4, ASM39365v2, whole genome shotgun sequence:
- the LOC104216651 gene encoding prohibitin-3, mitochondrial-like gives MGSSQAAVSFLTNLARAAFSLGLGGAVLNSSLYTVDGGQRAVLFDRFRGVIDETVGEGTHFLIPWLQKPFIFDIRTRPHTFSSISGTKDLQMVNLTLRILSRPQVSRLPDIFKTLGTEYDEKVLPSIGNEVLKAVVAQFNADQLLTERPQVSALVRESLIRRAKDFNIELDDVAITHLSYGAEFSKAVEQKQVAQQEAERSKFVVMKAEQERRAAIIRAEGESESAKLISDATAAAGMGLIELRRIEASREIAGTLAKTPNVVYLPKQQNMLLGLNR, from the coding sequence ATGGGTAGTAGCCAAGCTGCAGTTTCATTCCTCACAAACCTTGCCCGAGCCGCTTTCAGCCTCGGCCTCGGGGGCGCAGTTCTCAATTCCTCCCTTTACACCGTCGACGGAGGCCAACGCGCCGTTCTCTTCGACCGCTTCCGTGGAGTCATAGACGAAACTGTAGGTGAAGGGACCCACTTTTTAATCCCATGGCTACAAAAGCCCTTCATCTTCGATATCCGTACTAGGCCCCACACTTTCTCCTCAATCTCCGGAACGAAAGATCTCCAGATGGTTAACCTCACGCTCCGTATCCTCTCTCGCCCTCAAGTCTCCCGCCTCCCCGACATTTTCAAAACCTTAGGTACCGAATATGACGAAAAGGTCCTCCCTTCGATCGGCAACGAGGTGCTCAAAGCCGTCGTGGCTCAATTCAACGCTGATCAGCTCCTCACGGAGCGTCCACAGGTCTCCGCTCTCGTTCGTGAGAGCCTGATCCGACGCGCCAAGGATTTCAACATCGAGCTCGATGATGTGGCGATCACGCACTTGTCGTATGGAGCTGAGTTTTCGAAAGCTGTGGAGCAGAAGCAGGTGGCTCAGCAGGAGGCTGAGAGGTCGAAATTCGTGGTGATGAAGGCTGAGCAAGAGAGGAGGGCGGCGATTATTAGGGCTGAAGGAGAGAGTGAATCAGCTAAGCTGATTTCGGATGCTACTGCGGCTGCTGGAATGGGTTTGATTGAGCTGAGAAGGATAGAAGCTTCGAGAGAAATTGCTGGGACTTTGGCTAAGACTCCTAATGTTGTTTACTTGCCTAAGCAACAGAATATGCTTCTCGGACTCAATCGTTGA
- the LOC138889989 gene encoding secreted RxLR effector protein 161-like — MDETGSPVNQTMYRGIIGSLIYLTTNRSDIVFSVGLCARFQSNPKESHLKAAKRILRYLKGTQDLVLYYPSGDSFNLIGYADADYADYVVDRKSTSGMAHFLGSCLISWGTRKQNSVALSTTEAKYVAATSCCA; from the coding sequence atggatgaaactggatctcctgtgaatcaaaccatgtatagaggcattattgggtctctcaTCTATCTCACTACCAACAGATCTGATATTGTTTTTAGTGTAGGGCtgtgtgcaaggtttcaatcaaatcctaAAGAATCTCACTTGAAAGCTGCCAAAagaatactgagatatctcaaaggaacacaAGACCTGGTGCTGTATTATCCGTCAGGTGATAGTTTTAATCtgattgggtatgctgatgcagATTATGCAGATTATGttgtggacaggaaaagcacttctggaatggctcacttcttaggttcatgtcttatctcttggggtacaaggaagcaaaattcagtggctctttcaacaactgaagctaAATATGTAGCCGCAACATCCTGCTGTGCTTAA
- the LOC138889988 gene encoding uncharacterized protein, protein MHDFIRADDYELWDITCDGPYVPTKVLEELPFSMAKTSKEYTKADKKVIETNFRAKKILVCGIGPEEYNRISTCDTAKEIWEDLQTSHEGTTQVKQSKIDMLTTEYELFKMRDDESIQNMHTRFTSIINELHSLGETIPRNKLDLQELTIEEMIENLKTYELKRKIDNERREPKKEKNLVLKADNNNSSEEDSDMAYLTKRFQKMGTVKGIGQQWFMDSGCLKHMTGNTMDFLSLKALQGGSVSFGNGKKGYIIGVEKVGKSLTHSIKNVYYVNGLKYNLLSVSQIRDKGNKVEFLSKNKTGPCKFLSSEKTNSERPGPWSAYVKIQDAKVDDYSRFTWTLFLRTKDETVEVFVAFVKKIQVKMESRVACIRSDHGIEFDNVKFDEFCNENGSTHNISAPRTPQQNGAVERKNKTLGEMARTILIDNGIAKNFLAEAVNTACYLIEPKNIKEALKDADCITAIQDELHQFERNNVWHLVPRPPDRTIIGTRWVFRNKLDEHGITTRNKDKLVVQGYNQEEGIDYDKTFALVARMKAIRILIAFASHMEFTLFQMYVKILYGLKQDPRAWYERLSKFLLKNGFKRGKIDNTLFLKKRGRNLLIVQVYVDDIIFGATADFLCEEFAKLMGSKFEMSMMGELNFFLGLQVK, encoded by the exons atgcatgattttattaGGGCTGATGATTATGAGTTATGGGATATCACATGCgatggtccttatgttccaacTAAGGTACTAGAGGAACTTCCATTTTCAATGGCAAAAACCAGCAAAGAGTACACTAAAGCAGACAAGAAAGTTATAGAGACgaattttcgtgccaagaaaattctagtatgtggaataggacctgaAGAGTATAATAGAATCTCCACATGCGATActgccaaggagatatgggaagATTTGCAAACATCACATGagggaactacacaagtaaaacagtctaagattgatatgctcactaccgagtatgaactcttcaaAATGAGGGATGATGAATCCATTCAAAATATGCAtacaagattcacttccatcataaatgagttacactcacttggtgaaactattcccagaaacaagcta gatttacaggagctgaccatagaagagaTGATCGAAAACTTGAAGACCTATGAGTTGAAGAGAAAGATAGacaatgaaagaagagaaccaaagaaggaaaagaacctggtacttaaAGCCGATAACAATAATTCAAGTGAGGAAGAtagtgacatggcttacttaaccaaaagatttcagaagatg ggaacagtgaaaggaatCGGTCAACAATGGTTTATGGATAGTGGGTGTTTaaagcacatgactgggaacaccatggactttctttcactaaaagccctacaaggagggagtgtatcctttggcaatggaaAAAAGGGGTACATTATTGGAGTTGAAAAAGtcgggaagtcactcactcactctattaaaaatgtgtactatgtcaatggccttaagtacaatctcttgagtgtctctcaaattcgtgataaaggaaacaaggtggaattcttgtccaaaaaT AAGACTGGGCCATGCAAGTTTTTATCTTCTGAAAAAACTAATTCAGAaagacctggtccatggtctgcctATGTCAAAATTCAAGATGCAAAAG tggatgactactccagattcacatggactctatTTCTCAGAACCAAAGATGAAACTGTTGAGGTgtttgtggcctttgtgaagaaaatccaggtgaagatggagtctagagtcgcatgcattagatcagatcatgggatagaatttgacaatgtcaaatttgatgaattctgcaatgaaaatggcaGCACTCACAATATCTCAGCTCCTagaactccccagcaaaatggagcagtagaaaggaagaacaaaactctgggagaaatggcaagaacaatacTGATCGACAatggaattgcaaagaacttcttggctgaagctgtcaacactgcctgctacttg atagaacccaaaaatatcaaggaagccttgaaagatgcagattgTATTACAGCCATACAAGACGAGCtacatcagtttgagagaaacaatgtatggcacctggtacctagacccccagatcgaaccattataggaaccaggtgggtattcagaaacaagctcgatgaacatggaattaccacaaggaacaaggACAAGCTAGTGgtccaaggctacaatcaggaggaagggattgactatgataaAACGTTTGCTCTAGTGGCTCGCATGAaagctattagaattctaatcgcttttgcatctcatatggaattcaccttgttccaaatgtatgtcaaga TTTTATACGGGCTAAAGCAGgatcctcgagcttggtatgaaaggttgtcaaagttcctcttaaaaaatggctttaaaagagggaaaattgacaacactcttttcttaaagaaacgaggaaggaacttgctcattgttcaggtctatgttgatgatattatttttGGAGCAACAGCTGATTttctgtgtgaagaatttgcaaaactcatgggaagtaaatttgaaatgagcatgatgggggaactgaactTCTTCTTGGGCCTTCAAGTAAAATAG